The following proteins come from a genomic window of Natronosalvus vescus:
- a CDS encoding AIR synthase family protein — translation MTDPDSEPALGKIDRSFFDRHVATRLGADREDVALGPTHGVDFGVVDVGDQAVAMATDPVSILPDLGFERAARFALDLILADVAVSGIPPSHLSICFTLPPEMTDAEFATVWKTIHAECADLGVAVTTGHTARYSDCAYPWVGAATVLGVGDHAEVIRPDGARPGDRLLVTTGPAVEAVGLLSTLFGERVGVSGTTLEAAQSCLDDVYCVRDALTAAAAGPVRAIHDVTEGGLAGALNEMATGSNTQFDVERSAVPLRPAVESVCDALAFDPWTATSCGSLVLAVDPEGVDDVLAALEGRRTTVAPIGTVHERDADAPAVVVDGEPLPHPETDPSWDVYARLADE, via the coding sequence GTGACTGATCCCGATTCAGAGCCCGCCCTCGGCAAGATCGACCGGTCGTTCTTCGACCGCCACGTGGCGACCCGTCTCGGTGCCGATCGCGAGGACGTCGCCCTCGGGCCGACTCACGGCGTCGACTTCGGGGTGGTCGACGTCGGCGACCAGGCCGTCGCGATGGCGACCGACCCCGTGTCGATTCTTCCCGACCTCGGTTTCGAGCGGGCGGCGCGGTTCGCCCTCGACCTGATCCTGGCGGACGTCGCCGTCAGCGGGATCCCACCGAGCCACCTCTCGATCTGTTTCACGCTCCCCCCGGAGATGACAGACGCCGAGTTTGCCACCGTCTGGAAGACCATCCACGCCGAGTGCGCCGATCTCGGCGTCGCGGTGACGACGGGCCACACCGCCCGCTATTCCGACTGTGCGTACCCATGGGTCGGAGCGGCTACCGTCCTCGGCGTCGGCGACCACGCCGAGGTAATCCGCCCCGACGGCGCTCGACCCGGCGACCGCCTGCTCGTGACCACCGGCCCCGCCGTCGAAGCCGTCGGCCTGTTGAGCACCCTCTTCGGCGAGCGCGTCGGCGTCTCGGGGACGACGCTCGAGGCCGCCCAGTCCTGCCTCGACGACGTCTACTGCGTTCGGGACGCGCTCACGGCTGCCGCGGCCGGCCCGGTGCGGGCGATACACGACGTTACCGAGGGCGGGCTCGCCGGTGCGCTCAACGAGATGGCGACCGGCTCGAACACCCAGTTCGACGTCGAGCGGTCGGCCGTTCCCCTGCGACCCGCAGTCGAATCGGTGTGTGACGCCCTCGCGTTCGACCCCTGGACGGCCACCAGCTGTGGCTCGCTCGTCCTGGCCGTCGACCCGGAGGGCGTCGACGACGTACTGGCAGCGCTCGAGGGCCGCAGAACGACCGTCGCCCCCATCGGGACGGTTCACGAGCGCGACGCGGACGCCCCCGCAGTCGTCGTCGACGGCGAGCCCCTCCCCCACCCCGAAACCGATCCGTCCTGGGACGTGTACGCCAGACTGGCCGACGAGTAG